Genomic DNA from Garra rufa chromosome 22, GarRuf1.0, whole genome shotgun sequence:
ACACTTTTGCAGGTAAAACAACTTTAAACTCGGTTCCAAAGAAAGTCAACATATTCATGTAACTCATTTAGTAAGCGTAACATCGTATGTAGTGATTATTTCcatttttacatgtttttgaACAGGATTGAACAAAATGCATACGTCGCTCTGCTCAGACCTCCCGCGGACTGAAGCAAGAGCGTGCAGCGCGCCAATGACGTCACCGCGCCAACGCGCGTGGAACCCATCGAAAAAATAAACACCCCTTCTCCTTTTCTTTTCCCACATATAGAGATAAACATATTAATTACAACAGAGGAACATAAGGATTTTGAGTGAAttgataaaaacacaatttataAATCGACACCTGCTACacttataaactcgcaattctgacttttttctcagaacttcatgatataaactcacaattgtgagctttTAGCAGACCAATAGCAGGTTTATTTGCTACACACTTGTTAGTCAATACCACAAACGGTATAGGAGGAGACAGACCATTTGGAGAAATAATAATGAGTAGTGGTGCTGCTGCCGATTTctgtggaagcccgtttccaccactgaatagaaaattaaaaaaggttattgcaactgtctcacaactgcatgatacaaactcacaattctgacttttcttctgagatattgtgagatataaacacgcaattgcgagttataaagccaaaattcataaaattctttttttcttgcaataaataaataaagacatgttGTCTTGTCATATAGCCCAAAAAGTATTTGGATATAAACCACAGAAATATCACTGCATTAGATAAGTTACCAAACTAAAAATTATATGCATTCATTGTTCTTTTATACCAAATATATTTACTGAATTTAgacaaattattatataaatattatcacagcaatactgGGATTAAAGGTCCTAGTTTAgatataaacattgatgtctatggtagagataAAATAAAGCActtcatcttttgaaagtaattggcgcttcaaataacgtttgtgtcAATTGCATTGTGTCGCCACTAGGTGGAAACaagtaactgttaaaaaatgtatttgtcattgaatagaGACTGAttcaaaaacgctgattcatgattatgattttatgaacatttattaattcaaaccactttttcatagatttattatataaaattggtgtattaaatatattttaaatacatatattatgtattaaatgtttaataattaatttaaacgaattaaacaattttaaatagactgcagcaaCTGATATTTTGCATAGTTTCGAATTGAGGAGAAATCGTGATCTCGATTTGATCTAAAAAAAAACtcgaactaaaactgaaactaaaatatataaaaactataaaaaaaaactatttaaaaaaatgtaaaatatataaaagaaatgtgttcacaaaaataaaaacgaaactaaaactaacaaaattgttaatgaactaaatgttattgcaaatttgaaaatatattaaagtaaaacgaattttaaaaagcaaaactataataaccttgttTCATATCTGATTTGTCCATAAGCGGTCTTTCCTTTTACGGAATGTGCgctggtttctatggcaatgccttTGCGTTGTTATGTCAACGGTAAAGACAACAATAACGGTACGTATACAATATAGTTTGCAATACAGATTTTGTTACGATATGCTAATTTGACATTATTTGTGGGTTTGTAGAGATTTGTAGAGATCAGTGAGTTTGCACAGCGATGGGACAGCGAGGTACTAAAGTCAGTCCGCTTACAATTGTCGAGGTGTGCGAACAACATcttagtgcacccccaaaacccAGCACCAACATGGCGGTTCAACATCCTCATCCCCGCGATGAGACCCCTGTTGGtgctggaggaggaggagaagaggaAGGAGGAGTAAGAGGAGATGGAGCAGGAGTAGGAGAGGAGGAAGGAGGAGTAAGAGGAGATGGAGCAGGAGTAGGAGAGGAGGAAGGTGAGGAGAAGGAAaggaaggaggaggagaaggagaggaaaGAGGCAGGGAGAGTTGAGGAGAAAAGAAAGAGTAAGAAGTGGTGGCAGAGGCTTCACTCTTTCTTTCGAGCTGCCAAAAAACAGCCTCCAGAGAGCAGCTCAGTTCAGGGAGAGGTGCAGCAGCAGCAGGATGAGGAAGAGAAGAGGAAGGTGGCATGGGCTGGAAGAAGTAGTGATGGTAAATCACACAACCATGTTATGACAATGTGTTTTGTTTCTAAACAACTCTACTTTGATCATATAAAAACTAATATGATCAAACACAATATCAAAATGCACATCAGCACATGTTGAAGCCAAAATCCACTTCAAGGCCATGATTAGATCTGTATTCCATGACATGgtaaaacattactgttttatgTCTATATGTACAGTACTAATGTGTTCAAACATTCATCCAGTCATTCAAATGTATAATTACATGAAAGTTAGTTTTATTGTGAATACTGCCTGACACATCACAATTCcatgttatttaatttttaatagacTACATCTTCAGCCGCTACACTGTGGGTGATCAGCTGGGGAAAGGTGGATTCGGCGTGGTGTACGAAGGGAGACGTTTGTGTGATGATCTTAAagtaagtaaatataaataacgCATTAACAAGCCAGCAAGTGTTTGTTCTGTTTTAGCTTCATCCTATACTCTTAGCCCTTTTTGCATTtcttaaattaagttttttgttttgctcATCAGGTGGCTGTGAAATATGTCACGAAGACAAAGGACATGGAATGTATTGTCATTGTAAGTACATTGCACTATATAAACAATATACTGTATAACATTAACACAAGTCCCTATTTGGGAAACCACCATCATAAAAACTCTATTCCTCTAGCCCGATCATCCAAACCCCCTTCCAAAAGAAATCGCCCTCACCATCCTGGCTAATAAAGGTCCCAGCGTGCCAGAAATCATCAGGCTGCTGGACTGGACGGACCACCCCGACCACTTCGTCATGGTCCTCGAATGTCCCTGTCCCTGTGAGAATCTGGAGGAGTTCATCAGGCGTCACGGTGGACGCCTCAACGAAGAAACAACAAGGCGGATCATGTGGCAGGTGGCTCAGGCTGCAAACACGTGCTTCCTCCGCGGAGTGCTCCACCGTGACATAAAACTGGAGAACCTCCTGATAAACAGGGAGACATCCAACGTCAAGCTGATTGACTTCGGATGCGGGGACATTCTGGTGAGGTCACCGTACAGGTCATACCATGGTATGTATGATATAGTTCATTTCTTCTATTCTAATTGATACAGATCATTCCTGTGTTAAAGCAAACTTACACATTATACAATCTCCGCTCTCCTCCAGGCACAGCAGCGTACTCCCCTCCAGAGTACCAGCGCATGGGGAGGTACTATGGCGGGCCAGCGACGGTCTGGTCACTAGGGGTTGTGATGTTCGAATTGTTGTATGGACATTTACCCTGTGACTACGACCTGTTCCGGCTGCATTACAAGCGCTGCTCCAAAACCGACCTGTCGAAAGGTGAGACTAATTCAGAAACATCTTACAGCTTAGAATAACAGTCAAATAGAGCAGATGCGAAGTGTAAGGTTCTCAAATGTCCTTCCCATCTTCCTGCACAGAATGCTGTCACCTCCTCAGGGCTCTCCTCCATGAAAAGCCAAGTCGGCGACTTGGCCTGGGGCGAATCATGTCCCACAACTGGTTTAAGGTAGTGAACCTGAgatcagataaaaaaaataaaatctcataGGAAGAAACCAAAAGGTCAAACCCTGTTGTTTTTTCTGTTGTTTCAGGTCGTCTTATAAGACCACTCCAGTTGGCGTCTCTTATGCAGCTTTGCGTCTTGCGGTCTGCAGTGGGAGACACTTCCATCCCTTCTCTCGCTTTTGCGTCTTGCGGGGTGAGCAAGCCTCGTGTAGCGTCTTGCGCCTTGGCTTGAGGAAGCAGTATTAGCGTCTGGCGGTATTGCTTCCAGAGGGATGTGTACATATTGTTTACATGTACATACTTCTTTTGGTTGCCCCTTTTTGTTTGTCCAATCACAGCCACTGCATTCTTGAGGTTTCTAAGATAAAGATCCGCTGATTCCGCTAATCCGCTCCGTGTTTTTCCGCCCGCTCCGCAGCATCACTCACAATCTGTGCGCCCGCTCACGAAGTTCGTTGCGTTAACAGGTAGACGCAGTACATCCACATTACAGTCAATGGTTCATCCGCTGAATTAGTAATTTGgtagtttgtttttgtatttctgtCGGTAATGATTTGTTCTCGGTCTTCTAAAAGTCCTAACAACAAAATATCCACGTTAGAATTAGAATGTCTAATCAAATTATTATACCTGATTAGatctaatataaataaaacaaaatgtgctGTTGTTGGCACACTTTGTAGACAAAACCTTCACAAAAGAGCAGACAAAGAGAGAAAGATCAAGCAGTTCAAAATTGCAAACATAAATTCAAAGCTCCAACAAGTCATCAAGTAAATCAAAGAATATTTAGcagtttttctcattttatttattgtaattaggTGTATTTCCCATTATAATCACTTGTGATGACACTAGTAATCTATTACAcatcatatttataatattttattttaaaaaatattaatagtaggcctataaatagttaaaaaatgtataatataaacattctaaatgaCTGTTTATTAGTATATAATATAGATTTATgctgtaaaatattaaattaaatgtctaacaacccagcatttttataGTAAGATTCAAACCCATGTGAAatacataattatttaaaaaataatttaataatttactttTACAAAAAGTCATATTTATCTTCATAAAGTTAACATTACCAAAATAAAACCAACCAAATGAAAATTTCAATGTTTAATTGTTTTCATTTCTGGAACAATATGTTGTACACTAAAGTTGTAACCTTCCAAAAAAACAGACTAAACAGAGAGTTTGTTGGCCATTAGCGACTATAGGTGGAAAGATTTATCTGATTCTAATGTGATGAAAAGCATTTTCTGGTTCTTATCAGAGAAGAATTTGGTGCACTTGTACACTGTCCCTATCAAATAAACTACAAATAATATGTAGACCTATAtgataaactaaaccagtaatattacattaaataccAGAATTCAGAGATTTACCCTAACTACTCACTTTGCCCCACAGCTGCCATTTTGGCGAAAAAAATACTAGCTAGCTTACCAATTCACCATAATATTTAGCTAAATGATTTGCATGGTTTTACATGTTGCTAAATCACCTATATGTATCATAAATATTTTAGACCTGGATAAATTTGCTTTAATTTAACAACCATCTGTTATGCTAAAATTTTACTTTGACAagccaaaaactgtttttaaagtaAACGGGTTCCAAAATACATGGTCAAATCACAGTAAAAGTTTACAATTTCCAAAATACAGGGGGTGGGTCAACTTACCCAAAATACTTCCATTGAAGATGAGGCAGAAGCAGGATCAGAGAGTACGGGAGAGCCTACAATCATTAAAACATCTAACTAATAAAGTCTGAAATTATTACTGAGTGTGCTGTcttcttttttatttgtattaacaaGCACCCACCTCCTTGGTGGTGTGGTACCTTTTATTGGTATGGGCCCTGCCCCTCAAAATGCATGTGAACGGCCCTGGTCatgattgcaagatataaactttcaattctgagaaaaaaaaaaatcacaattgtgagtttatatcttgcaattctgattttgcatgtttgaattgcacgtttgtcttgcaattctgattttataaactagcaattctgactttacaatcctgaattgcgagtttgtctctttataaacagaattgtgagatataaactctcagttgtgagttataaagtcagaattgcagaaaccCGCAACTTGGAGAAATAATAAGTAAGTTTagtaaaaattactaaataaaaactcgcaattcttctGTTTTGTTAGATCAAAAACttgcaaatttgagttataaagttagaattgtgatgtaaacttacatttctgactttataactcaaatttgcgagttttttttatctcacaattctgatataactcgcaactgtgtaTTATAAAGCCATAAATGcaagagataaactcgcaatacagagaaaaaagtaacaattgtgagtttatatctcacaatactgactttataactcacaatcgcaagtttatatctcacaattctgatataactcgcaattgtgtgttataaagccaTAAATGCaggagataaacttgcaattctgaggaaaaaaagtcacaatttcgacctttttacaattgcgtgatataaactcacaatcgcaagtttatatctcacaattctgactttataactaaaaattgcgaatttatatcttacaattctgactttatctcagaattctgattttataagcaagtttatttctcacaattctgagtaaaaagtctgaatttcaagttagtatcacataattctgaggaaaaaaaagtcagaattttgagataaacttgcaatttgtaaactttcaattgcaaaaaaaaacaaaaaactgtgagataaaaagtcgcagtcaagttttttttttttttttatcagtggtagaaacaggcttccatagactgcaattgtattatcagattttttttcagatgGGTGCTGTATGTAATGTTTTGACTGTACTAAAGCATAAAAATACCACAGTACACATTTCAGAAACCTCCTTGTTGCCCCTTTTTTTGTGAACGGCCCTGGTCATGACTGCAAGATCTAAACTTtaaattctgagggggaaaaaaaaaatcacaattgtgagtttatattttgcaaatctgactttgcatttctcagaattgcaagacaagctttataaactagcaattctgactttcttacaatcctgaattgcgagtttgtcagaattgtgagatagaaactctcagttgtgagttgtaaagtcaaaaatgcaagatataaactcgcaactgtgagaaataagtAAGTTtagtaaaaattactaaaaaaagtcacaattctttttttattcgcgagttttatatctcacaattctgaccttatgaAAATTTTGAGGGGGCAAAAAGACtgttatgttctcagaattgcgagtttatatatcacaattctaatataataacttactattgtgttataaagtgattgtaagatataaactctgagaaaaaaagtcacaattgtgagtctgTTTTGCAGTTTTGACCTTATGTAGCCGGCTCGGCTACCCCTCTGCGTTGTGTTGTGTGTAGGGAAATAAACACCGGAGTCAGTCTGCTGGTTGAGTTGTATTTTATGGTGTCTTTTCTAAATAAGTAGAAAACATGCAGTTAATTATTCGTTGTACAATCTTGCCTGCTCCTGCTCGCTCTGCTCAGACCCCCCGCGGACTGAAGCAAGAGTTCACAATACAGAAAATTTCATATATACACAAGAAGTAATAATCACTAATCACTAATAAATCACTTCAAGTACAACATGACTGTATCTGCATCATGACTGTAAATATATCTTGTATAAAACACTTTTCTTAATACAAAGTTTCCAGCATTTTATATATACAAAGTTTGAACACATACAAAGAAACCATGAAAATACATGAAAAACTGTACCTGCATAAGTAGAAAACATGCAGTTAATTATTCGTTGTACAATCTTGCCTGCTCCTGCTAAACATCCACACAAAAAAGAAATCAGCAGTCACGCTTCACAGGCCAACTTTTACACTGACAACGTCACACTGCGTTCCCTCGATTAAAACTACACTTTTGCAGGTAAAACAACTTTAAACTCGGTTCCAAAGAAAGTCAACATATTCATGTAACTCATTTAGTCAGCGTAACATCGTATGTAGTGATTATTTCcatttttacatgtttttgaACAGGATTGAACAAAATGCATACGTCGCTCTGCTCAGACCTCCCGCGGACTGAAGCAAGAGCGTGCAGCGCGCCAATGACGTCACCGCGCCAACGCGCGTGGAACCCATCGAAAAACTAAACACCCCTTCTCGTTTTCTTTTCCCACATATAGAGATAAACATATTAATTACAACAGAGGAACATAAGGATTTTGAGTGAAttgataaaaacacaatttataAATCGACACCTGCTACacttataaactcgcaattctgacttttttctcagaacttcatgatataaactcacaattgtgagctttTAGCAGACCAATAGCAGGTTTATTTGCTACACACTTGTTAGTCAATACCACAAACGGTATAGGAGGAGACAGACCATTTGGAGAAATAATAATGAGTAGTGGTGCTGCTGCCGATTTctgtggaagcccgtttccaccactgaatagaaaattaaaaaaggttattgcaactgtctcacaactgcatgatacaaactcacaattctgacttttcttctgagatattgtgagatataaacacgcaattgcgagttataaagccaaaattcataaaattatttttttcttgcaataaataaataaagacatgttGTCTTGTCATATAGCCCAAAAAGTATTTGGATATAAACCACAGAAATATCACTGCATTAGATAAGTTACCAAACTAAAAATTATATGCATTCATTGTTCTTTTATACCAAATATATTTACTGAATTTAgacaaattattatataaatattatcacagcaatactgGGATTAAAGGTCCTAGTTTAgatataaacattgatgtctatggtagagataAAATAAAGCActtcatcttttgaaagtaattggcgcttcaaataacgtttgtgtcAATTGCATTGTGTCGCCACTAGGTGGAAACaagtaactgttaaaaaatgtatttgtcattgaatagagattgattcaaaaacgctgattcatgattatgattttatgaacatttattaattcaaaccactttttcatagatttattatataaaattggtgtattaaatatattttaaatacatatattatgtatt
This window encodes:
- the LOC141297477 gene encoding serine/threonine-protein kinase pim-1-like, which encodes MGQRGTKVSPLTIVEVCEQHLSAPPKPSTNMAVQHPHPRDETPVGAGGGGEEEGGVRGDGAGVGEEEGGEKERKEAGRVEEKRKSKKWWQRLHSFFRAAKKQPPESSSVQGEVQQQQDEEEKRKVAWAGRSSDDYIFSRYTVGDQLGKGGFGVVYEGRRLCDDLKVAVKYVTKTKDMECIVIPDHPNPLPKEIALTILANKGPSVPEIIRLLDWTDHPDHFVMVLECPCPCENLEEFIRRHGGRLNEETTRRIMWQVAQAANTCFLRGVLHRDIKLENLLINRETSNVKLIDFGCGDILVRSPYRSYHGTAAYSPPEYQRMGRYYGGPATVWSLGVVMFELLYGHLPCDYDLFRLHYKRCSKTDLSKECCHLLRALLHEKPSRRLGLGRIMSHNWFKLCVLRSAVGDTSIPSLAFASCGVSKPRVASCALA